The following are encoded together in the Tribolium castaneum strain GA2 chromosome 3, icTriCast1.1, whole genome shotgun sequence genome:
- the LOC664470 gene encoding uncharacterized protein LOC664470 — protein MMFRFILFASCVVALASSKVVKQKLKIVVGEPEAQGTHVGEVSVGLSGGQSKSYSSGAALTSLAHTSALQAKSAVQNQNTAGSQAAFGAKSSLAQAALGAAATAQAALVGKQVIVQGLEHQLHDAEHQLQAEIAQYQHTEHAAHAAQEAAQQAQQQVAALTAALAATQGGAQHAAKAAAEAAGAAAAQHAMIHEAKQRVAHLREELHNALAGLQETEISAQKAAAAAHIAQSNAAAAANDVAANAAQTELEGHGHGYEQAAGGLEGQVYEQAGHK, from the exons ATGATGTTCAGATTCATTCTTTTTGCATCTTGCGTTG TTGCTTTGGCCTCCTCAAAGGTCGTAAAGCAAAAACTGAAGATTGTAGTTGGTGAACCTGAAGCTCAAGGCACCCACGTGGGTGAGGTCAGTGTAGGTCTCAGTGGCGGCCAATCCAAGTCCTACTCCTCCGGCGCCGCCCTCACCAGCTTGGCCCACACCTCGGCCCTCCAAGCCAAGTCAGCCGTCCAGAACCAAAACACCGCCGGCAGCCAAGCCGCCTTCGGGGCCAAAAGCAGCCTAGCGCAGGCCGCCCTTGGG GCCGCCGCTACCGCCCAAGCCGCCCTCGTCGGCAAGCAGGTCATCGTCCAAGGCCTCGAGCACCAGCTCCACGACGCCGAGCACCAGCTCCAAGCCGAAATCGCCCAGTACCAGCACACGGAACACGCCGCCCATGCAGCGCAAGAGGCCGCCCAGCAGGCCCAACAGCAGGTCGCCGCCCTGACCGCCGCCCTCGCCGCCACCCAGGGAGGCGCCCAACACGCCGCCAAAGCCGCCGCCGAGGCTGCCGGAGCTGCCGCCGCCCAGCACGCCATGATCCACGAGGCTAAGCAACGGGTGGCCCATTTGAGGGAGGAACTGCACAATGCTCTCGCTGGGCTGCAGGAAACCGAGATTTCGGCCCAGAAAGCTGCAGCTGCTGCTCATATTGCGCAAAGTAatgccgccgccgccgccaatGATGTCGCCGCTAATGCCGCCCAGACTGAACTCGAAGGGCATGGGCATGGCTACGAACAGGCCGCTGGAGGGCTAGAAGGACAAGTATACGAACAAGCGGGTCATAAATGA
- the LOC664472 gene encoding uncharacterized protein LOC664472, which translates to MSRVFVVAVAILASASSKQQKLSPIAEPQAQSTVQIEFEGDYSAHGGKKYSSSAELTSLAHSSALQAKTAVRNQQTAGLQAALGAQTGYARAALEAAAAAQVALVAKQVIVQNLEKDIEHAAQQLQAEEAQYQQSLQAASAAQNAAQQGQQQLSAATAALAAVQQAVAQTERAAAAASTAAAGQHHMIQEAQQRLARLHEKLHAALAGLEETKISAQKATAAAQVAQSNAAASAQLAVVNSASNQIDEHGAQEYHH; encoded by the exons ATGTCTAGAGTTTTTGTTGTCGCGGTCGCAATCTTAG CGTCCGCTTCCTCCAAGCAACAAAAACTGAGCCCGATTGCCGAACCCCAAGCCCAATCCACGGTCCAGATCGAATTCGAAGGCGACTATTCCGCACACGGGGGCAAAAAATACTCCTCCAGCGCTGAGCTCACCAGCCTCGCCCACTCCTCAGCTCTCCAGGCCAAGACGGCCGTGCGCAACCAACAAACCGCCGGCTTGCAAGCCGCCCTCGGGGCCCAAACCGGCTACGCCCGCGCCGCCCTAGaggccgccgccgccgcccaGGTGGCTCTCGTCGCCAAGCAGGTCATCGTCCAAAACCTCGAGAAAGACATCGAACACGCCGCCCAACAGCTACAAGCCGAAGAGGCGCAGTATCAGCAGTCGCTACAAGCCGCCAGTGCCGCTCAAAACGCCGCTCAGCAAGGCCAACAGCAGCTGAGCGCCGCCACCGCCGCCCTCGCAGCCGTGCAACAAGCCGTGGCGCAGACCGAGCgggccgccgccgccgcctccACTGCCGCCGCCGGTCAGCATCACATGATTCAAGAGGCGCAACAGCGGTTGGCCAGACTTCACGAGAAGTTGCATGCGGCGTTGGCTGGACTGGAGGAAACCAAAATTTCGGCTCAGAAGGCGACAGCTGCTGCTCAGGTTGCTCAGAGCAATGCGGCGGCTTCGGCCCAGCTGGCGGTGGTCAACAGTGCGAGTAATCAGATTGATGAGCATGGTGCTCAAGAATATCATCATTGA
- the LOC103313721 gene encoding macoilin-2, translating into MFRFIAIAACAFAVTSSYPSHEDSSAEGSYHHYGGGGFGHSGSYSGHGYATGAELTSLAHTSALQANSAAQNQITAGNQAAYGIKSTLAQAAQGAATTAQAALVGKQVLVQELHHQVQAAQQQLQAEIAQYNSAQQAAQASQEANQQAQQQVNTLSAALAAAQATAAHTSQAAAGASSSAASQHAMVTDAKTRIAQLTQQLEAAIADLQETEAAAQKAAAAAHTAQANAAAAANAVALGAKAHGHGGAGKFH; encoded by the exons ATGTTCCGTTTCATCGCCATTGCTGCTTGTGCTT TCGCTGTCACTTCTTCGTACCCTTCTCACGAGGACTCATCAGCGGAAGGTTCCTACCATCACTACGGAGGTGGAGGTTTTGGCCACTCTGGCTCTTACTCCGGCCATGGTTACGCCACGGGTGCTGAACTTACCAGCCTAGCCCACACTTCCGCCCTTCAGGCCAACTCTGCGGCCCAAAACCAGATCACAGCAGGCAACCAGGCCGCCTATGGCATCAAAAGCACCCTAGCTCAGGCGGCTCAGGGCGCGGCAACCACCGCTCAAGCTGCTCTCGTCGGCAAGCAAGTCTTGGTCCAAGAGCTGCACCACCAAGTCCAAGCGGCTCAGCAGCAGCTCCAGGCCGAAATCGCTCAGTACAACAGCGCACAGCAGGCAGCTCAAGCGTCTCAGGAGGCCAATCAGCAGGCTCAGCAACAAGTCAACACTCTGAGTGCAGCTCTGGCCGCTGCTCAAGCCACTGCTGCGCACACCAGTCAAGCTGCAGCAGGAGCGTCAAGTTCGGCGGCCTCTCAGCACGCTATGGTGACAGATGCCAAGACGAGAATTGCTCAGTTGACTCAGCAGTTGGAGGCTGCTATCGCAGACTTACAGGAGACTGAGGCCGCGGCTCAGAAAGCGGCAGCTGCGGCTCATACGGCTCAGGCTAATGCTGCGGCTGCGGCCAATGCTGTGGCGTTGGGGGCCAAGGCGCATGGACATGGGGGGGCTGGGAAGTTTCACTAA
- the LOC664474 gene encoding UDP-glycosyltransferase UGT5: FCSVIQSQCAKILGVFPIPSISHQVVYQPIWKELSLRGHQVTVLTPNPLNDANLTNLTEVDLGFTYDYFRENDIATNMAKDNYAVDATLWLFDMIEHITEDHFKTAAHIFNNPKTEFDLIIVETLHPLVYSLGCKYRVPIIGVSSLGVFLETHDAVGNPTHPIVAPDILANVEHFSMYEKICSIVHNVWFRIVYYWQILPRNDQIARKYWGECPYLGDIERNVSLVLVNTNPILHPIRPNVPTIVEMGQMHITTKKPLPKELKDYLDRSTEGFIYMSLGSNIRSSNLSHNTVEILTRTFSELPYNVLWKWETDTFLNKPSNVLTSKWFPQQSILGHKNIKVFITQGGLQSMEEAVTNSVPLVGMPFIADQPLNVMKMVKMGIGRSVNHKTMTKETLKEVILDVIKNEKYREKARQLKDLFSDQPMTGLEKSIWWIEYVIRYNGARHLRSSAADMSLIEYFLLDVLALFLIGFTVSVYLFYLCMKIVSKLVRRSNNKSKQE, from the exons TTCTGCAGTGTTATCCAGTCACAGTGTGCTAAAATTTTAGGGGTGTTTCCAATTCCTTCAATAAGTCACCAAGTTGTCTACCAACCAATTTGGAAAGAATTGTCTTTGCGAGGCCACCAAGTGACCGTTTTGACTCCGAATCCGTTAAATGATGCGAATTTGACCAACTTGACTGAAGTTGATCTCGGCTTCACGTACGactattttcgagaaaatgaTATTGCCACAAACATGGCTAAAGATAATTACGCTGTGGATGCCACATTATGGCTATTTGACATGATTGAACACATAACTGAAGATCATTTCAAAACAGCtgcacatatttttaataatcccAAAActgaatttgatttgattaTAGTCGAAACGTTGCACCCTCTGGTTTATAGTTTGGGTTGTAAGTACCGAGTTCCAATAATTGGAGTTTCTTCGTTGGGAGTTTTCTTGGAAACTCATGATGCGGTCGGAAACCCCACTCACCCGATTGTGGCGCCTGACATTTTAGCAAATGTTGAACACTTCTCCATGTACGAAAAAATTTGTAGTATTGTGCACAATGTGTGGTTCCGTATCGTCTACTATTGGCAAATCTTGCCAAGAAATGACCAAATTGCGAGAAAATACTGGGGCGAGTGTCCCTACCTTGGCGACATTGAACGAAATGTAAGCCTGGTTTTGGTCAACACTAACCCCATCTTACACCCAATTCGGCCCAACGTTCCCACGATTGTCGAAATGGGACAAATGCATATTACGACTAAAAAACCATTACCAAAA GAATTGAAAGATTATTTGGATAGAAGCACCGAAGGGTTTATTTATATGAGTTTGGGTTCAAACATCAGAAGCTCTAATTTGTCTCACAATACTGTGGAAATTTTAACTAGAACTTTCTCAGAATTGCCTTACAACGTTTTATGGAAATGGGAAACTGATACTTTCCTGAATAAACCCAGTAACGTGTTAACAAGTAAATGGTTTCCTCAGCAGAGTATTTTGGGACACAAAAACATCAAAGTTTTTATTACGCAAGGAGGGCTTCAGTCGATGGAGGAGGCTGTCACAAATAGTGTACCCCTCGTAGGTATGCCTTTTATTGCAGATCAGCCCTTAAATGTCatgaaaatggtaaaaatggGCATTGGCCGCAGCGTCAATCACAAGACGATGACCAAAGAAACTTTAAAAGAAGTTATTCTGGATGTTATAAAGAATGAAAA aTATAGAGAAAAAGCCAGGCAGCTGAAAGATTTATTTTCCGACCAGCCAATGACGGGTTTGGAAAAATCCATATGGTGGATTGAGTATGTGATAAGGTACAATGGAGCCCGACATTTGAGGAGTTCTGCGGCCGATATGTCTTTAATCGAGTATTTTTTACTCGACGTACTTGCCTTATTTCTGATTGGTTTCACGGTTTCTGTTTATCTCTTTTATTTGTGTATGAAAATCGTTAGTAAATTAGTTCGAAGAAGTAATAATAAATCgaaacaagaataa